The Candidatus Poribacteria bacterium genomic sequence TTGGCGATTTTCACGTTGCCGAAGAGATTACGCAAGATACTTTCCTTCAAGTATATAAGAATCTTGCGCAGCTCAGGAATCCGAAGCAGTTCTCCGGATGGATGTATGTCATCGCCAATCGACTCTGCCTTAAATGGCTTCAAAAGAACATAAAGAGCAAATCTGTGATGCAATCGTTGGAGGACACGCCTGTGGAAGAAATCGAAGAATCTTCTTACACACATTACGTATCGGAACAACGGCTGACAGAGAGCACCGAACATCGCCATGAACTCGTCAAAGAACTTCTGGCAAAGCTGCCGGAGAGTGAGCGCACAGTGGTAACGCTCCACTATCTCGGAGAGATGACCGCGAAGGAGATTGGGAAACTCTTAGGGGTGTCGCGGTGAATACGATCAAGAGTCGACTTCGCCGGGGACGCGAGCGTTTACAGGAACAACAAGAAGAACTATTGGTTCGCGAAACACTTGGGAGCATCCCATTCCCGGCTCAAGTAACTGAGCGTATCATGCAGGAAGTGGCTAATATGAAACCGATACCGCCTCCGGTTGGTAAACCTTTACTACCGTGGGCGGCTTTCGGCACGGCTGTAGCTTTGGTAATATTGCTGCTCGGTGCGAGCAACCAATACCTTGCGCGTTTTCAAAAGCCGTACAGTTTTGAAGCA encodes the following:
- a CDS encoding RNA polymerase sigma factor — translated: MKTKDDVQLIRKILSGDDAAFNALVRKHQKGIHALAWRKVGDFHVAEEITQDTFLQVYKNLAQLRNPKQFSGWMYVIANRLCLKWLQKNIKSKSVMQSLEDTPVEEIEESSYTHYVSEQRLTESTEHRHELVKELLAKLPESERTVVTLHYLGEMTAKEIGKLLGVSR